GCCCCATGTTCGACGACCTGCACCTCGACCACATTCTCCTCACCCCTGGCCCCACGCCCATTCACCCGAGGGCACAACAGGCCATGATGCGCGGCATGCTCGGCCATATGGATCCCGAGGTCTTCGCCCTGAACCGCGAAATTCAGGATGACCTGCGCGTCATGTACGGCACGGAACCCGAAGCCTTCACCGCCGTGCTGGCCGGCACCGGCAGCCTGGGCATGGAAGCCGGGTTCGCGAACCTCGTGGAGCAGGGCGATGAGGTGCTCGTCTGCGCGAACGGTTCCTTCGGCCGCCGCATGGCCGAGATGGCCGCCCGCTACGGAGCCCGCGTCCGCCTCGTCACCGCCCACCTGGGCGAGGCCATCCGCCCGGAAGACGTCGCGGCCCACCTCGACGGCGTGCAGATGGTCGCCATCGTGCACGGGGAGACCAGCACCGGCGTCCTGAACCCGGTGCCCGAGATTGCCGAACTCGTGAAGGGCAGCGGCGCCCTGCTGACCGTGGACGCCGTGACGACTGCGGGAATGGAACCGTTCTGTATGGACGCCTGGAGCGTGGATTATGCGTACACGGGCGCCCAGAAGTGCCTGTCCGCGCCTCCCGGCCTCGCTCCCGTCGCGATCAGCGAGCGGGCATTTGCCCGGTACAGTGCGCGCCGCACGCCCACGCCTTTGTGGTACTGCGATTTCGAGGGCCTGCGGGATTACTGGGTCGAACACACCTACCACCACACGGTGCCCGTGAATCTGCACTACGCCTTCCATGCCGCCCTCCGCGCCGCTCTGGAAGAAGGCATGCCCGCCCGCCAGCAGCGCGTCCAGGAAGTCGGTACGGCCATCCTCGCCGCCCTGACTCCGCTGGGCTTCAGCCACTACGTGAAGCGTCCGGAAGATCGCCTGCCGACCGTGCTCGCCCTGCGACTCCCCGACGGCCTGGACGACGTGGCTGTCCGCAAGGCCCTGCGCCAGCGCGAGATCAGCGTCACCGGCGGTCTCGGCCCCACCGCGGGCGTGATCTGGAGACTCGGCCTGATGGGTGAGGCGGCCCGTCCCGCACCGTACCAGGCCCTGATGCGGGCCCTCGAGGACATCCTGGGCGAAACCGGACTGGTGCGCCGCTTCGACGAGTCGCTGGAAGCCGTCGTGGCCTGACCTCAGCCCCCGCACGTCGTGAACCGTCCCGACATCCACCCGTTCAGATGCCTGACGGGTGGATGTCCTTGTGCCGACGGTATGGCTGGCTCTGCCCTCAGCCCATGCGTCCGGTCTTGATCACATCCGCGATCACGGGCGGCAGGTTCCACGCCATGATGTCGAACGCACTCGACGCGAAATCATATGTGACCTTGTGGAGCGAGACTTTCGGTTTGCGCCCGATACAGTCCACGATCGCGACATCCGCGCCCGGCTCGTGATTCAGCGTGAGCCCGACGCTGCCCGGATCGACGTAGGTCGTTTCACCGATCGTCCGCACGAACGGCACGTGTGAGCCGCCCACCACGACCACCCGCGCGGCCAGACTGTCGGCCAGCGCTTCCAGTTCCCGCTCGTTCGCCATCAGATCCAGGCGGATCTCGGGGTCGTGCGGACTGCCGTGGAAATACCGCACCCGTCCGATCGGCGTGGTGATCCGGCCGCCGGGAGGCAGGCGGCGCAGGAAATCCATCTGATCCGGCGTCAGCATCTTCTTCGTCCAGACGAGCACCTGATCGGCCACACCTTTGCGGTCGTTGCGGTCGCCCAGGTCGATCGCGACCCGCATGTCGCTGGAACCCAGTCCCGTGGCCCAGCCCTCGCGTTTCACGAAGTCGATCACGGGGCCGGGGCTGGCGCCGTAGCCGACCAGGTCCCCCACGACCACCACCTGGTTGACGATATTGTCGGTCAGGAACCGTTTCACGGCAGTGAGTGCGTGAATGTTCCCGTGAATGTCACTGATGAAGGCCACTCTCAAGGTAGGCGCATCCTAGAGCATCCACGTCCACCTGACCGCGTCCTCACGGCCACACCCCCTATCATGGCGGGCGTGCCTGCCCTGAGCGCCCCCGTGACCGCCGCCCTGCTCGGCGTGCTGCTGGCCCTGTGCAGCGTTCCGCTGCCGTGGAGTGGCGTGGCGTTTCTTCCTCTGGCGGGCGTGCTGTGGTACGCCGCGCAGGGTCGGGAAGCGCAGCATGTCGCCTCACGGATCTTCTGGTCCGGCGTGGGGCTGTTCACGGTTCACCTGTGGTGGCTGACGACCTTCCTGAACAAACTGCTCGGCACCGGCACCGGCGCGCTCGCCCTCTTCCTGTTTCTCCTGGAAGGAGCGTTCCTGGCCGTCATGGCCTACCCGCTCGCCCGCTGGATCCGCGACCCGGCCGCGCGCACCTGGGCCCTCGCGGGCGGATGGGTGATCCTCGAGTGGCTGCGGTTCCTGGGCCCGCTGGCCTTCCCGTGGCCCACCCTGGGCTCGACGCTGCTGCCGACCGCCGCCATTCAGATCGCCGATCTAGGCGGCGTGCTCCTCGGGAGCGTCCTGGTCACGTTCACGGCCGCGAGTCTGGCCTCGTTCGCCCTGTCCCGGACGCCCTGGGGCAGAGGACGACCCCTCGTCCTCGCGGTCGTCGCCTGGGTGGTGGCGCTCGGCTATGGCCTGACCCGCACCGCCGGTGTCGGGCCCGTCCAACCGATGATGGTGCTGCGAACTCCCTTCGATTCCTTCGGGCGGGCCACGGGCTCCGTCAGTCCCGAGGAGCAGGAACGGCAGCAGCGCGTGGCCTCGCAGCAACGCCAGCCCGGCGAAGTCGTCGTGTGGAGTGAAACGGCCCTGACGGCACCCGGCCGGCCGGCGTTCCTGCCGGGCTTCATCGGCCCAGGCATCAGCGGCGTGGGGTCTGGGAGCAGCCAGCCGGAATTCAACGCTGTGGCCGCCATCGACGCCACGTCACATGCCACCAGCTGGAGCGACAAGAGCAAACTGGTGCCTTTCGGGGAGTATTTCCCCCTCTACCGGCCGCTGCACCCGCTGTACGCCATCATCGAGAACGCCATTCACATCCAGCTCGGCGGAGTCGAGGAAAGCGCCGATCCACGCCCCCTGTCGCTGAACGGTGTCCGCTACGGCGCGTACATCTGTTACGACTCCGTGTTCCCGGCGGTCGCCCGCACGCTCGTCCGGCAGGGCGCGCAGGTGCTCGTGAATCCCAGCAACGACGGCTGGTACGACGGCTGGGGTGTCCTCCAGCACTACAACATGGGCCGCATCCGTGCCATCGAGACCCGGCGCTGGCTGGTTCGCAGTGTCAACCGGGGCGTGGCGGGCAGCATCAACGACCTCGGACAGCCTGTGCGGATCGTGGGCGCAGGGGAGACCATGCAGGTGCTCCACGTCCGCCCGCACCTCCTGAACGGCACGACCCTCTACCTGCGCCTTGGCGACGCCCCCGCTCTGATCCTTGCGGCCCTGATGATCCTCTTCGGCCTGCGCGTCGACGCGCAGGCCCGGCGCTGGTGAGCGAGCCTACCGGAAGCCCTCGACCACATCGTTCAGGTCATCCTCGGGCACTTCCACGTAGCGCCGGGTGGTGTCCACCTGCTCGTGACCCAGGAATCCGGCCACGCGCGTGAAGTCCTTCGTGGCCGCATAGAGCTGCGTTCCCGCGTACTTCCGTCCGGCATGAAAGCCCCGGAATTCGTGGGAGACCCCAGCCCGGAGCGCGACCTTCTGCAGGCGTTCGTAGGCGCTGGAATACGCCCGGAACGAGATCACATGGCCGCTCGGCGCGGGAACGTCCTCCTTATGGGTGACCAAAGCTTCCTTCAAACGGGCACTCAAGGGCACGACCCGCGCCTTGTCGCCCTTGCCATGCGTGACGCGTAGGCGTCGGCCAGGAAGATCGAGATCGACCCATTGCACCGCCAGGGCTTCCGCGATCCGCAGGCCGCCGTGTGCCATGAGCAGCAGCAGCACCCGTTCTTGGGCGTCCGCCTCGGCCAGCATGGATTGAATGAAATCCGCACGGTATGGAGGATTCTTGACGATGCCCTTCGTCCGGTCTTTGGGCCGACGGACATCCGAGAACGGATCGGCATCTGTGGCGCCCGCCCAGCGCAGCGCCCGGTATAGGGCTGAGGCGGCAGCCACGCGGGCCATGACCGTGGCGGGTTTCAGTCCGGCGTCCGAGAGCGACGCTACGAACATGGAGGGTTCCCGGCGTCCTGGATGCAGCAGGTTCCAGGCGTGGGCCGCCGCGTGCTCGACAAGCACCTCGACACCCTTACGGTAGGCCCGCAGCGTATGCGGACTGAGGCGGACACCCGCGCTCGTATCGCTGGTCAGGAAGGCCTGGGTCAGGTTCCACAGGTCGGTGACGTCCTTGTCACGCGCGGCCACGGTCGCCCTCACACGCAGGGCCTCGTCGCTGAGGCCGGTGAAGGTGCGGGCCTGGCTCAGGCGGTCGCCGGTATAGGGTGTCAGCTCGCTAGACATCTGTTCCGATGATAACATGCCTTATCAACGGAGGTTGATCAGCTAGCTTAGACCCGAGGAATGGAGCCCGGTGGATGAACTCCAGGATCTGTACCCCTCGGGCGAATTCCGAGGCCCCTTCCTGGCCTTCCTGTGAGCTTGCCATAAAAAGAGCGCCCTGGACGATGAATCCAGGGCACCGGGAACGCAGATTGTCAGGTGGTGAGCTGTTCCACCGTGCTCGGCGTCAGGTACCGGACAGCTCCAGGAAGAATCCGGGCGGTGAACGGCGTGGTTTCCTCGTGCAGTTCGCCGTCGTACTGGAGCGGGAACGGTTCGGCGGAATGAACCGTCACTTCCTTGGCCTCGAGGGTTTCCAGATTGCCCTTGAACAGCGGATCGCCGAGGTTCAGTTTCGACCGTACGGAATCGATGATGTTCGGCACCAGGCGCAGGAGGTTGCCCGCCTGCATGAGGATCACCGTGAAGCGACCGTCGCTCGGACTGATGTCGGTGGTGATGGGCAGCCGGAAGTTGGCCATACCAAAATTCGCGACCATCACGCCGATGCCCTCGAACTCGCGGTGCTGGCCGTCGATGGTGAGCGTGAAGGTGGTCTTCTTCGGGTTGAGCTGCTTCATGGCGCTCATGACATATGCGAGCGCGCCGAACTTGTCCTTGAGTTCCTCGCTGTCCCGGATCATGGCGGCGTCGGCCCCGGCGCCGGTGAGCATGGCGAAGCCCTTCTTCTCGTCGCGCACCTCGACCTCGCCGAGATCCACACGAACCGAGTGACCGGTCGCCACCACCAGCGCGAGTTCGCGCGGTGTGGTTGGCAGATCGAGGTTCTGTGCGATCAGGTTCGCCGTTCCGGCCGGATAGGCCAGCAGAGGAACGTTCTTGTACCGGCTGGCGTACGACACGGAACTGACCGTGCCGTCACCACCGGCCGCCACGACCGCATGGAAGGATTCGATGTCCTGCACGTACTCACTCATGGGTTTGTCTGGGGTCAGTTCCCGTTCTGTCAGGTCTGCTCCGGCCTCGCGGAGAAGCCGGTTGAACTCGGGGAGACCGCTGTCGCCGTTCCCGCTCTTGGGGTTGAAGATCACGAGAATCCGCTTTCCGGTCATGGCAGGAATGGCGACCTGAGGTGCTGCTGGGGTGGCCGAACTTCCGGCGGTGGGGGGGGGCGTTTGACCGGTCATGTCAAAGGTCATTAGACTGCCGGTGGAGGCTGTTGCTATGCTGCGTTTCTTTGTTGCTCCTTTACTGTTCGCCGGGGTGCTCGCATCCTGTGCGCCACGCCAGCAGACCCAGACCGCCGAGCAGATGGTGACGGTCACCCCCATGCTCGTGAAGGTCTCAGAAGCAGGAGCCAGGGGCGGGA
The Deinococcus sp. KSM4-11 DNA segment above includes these coding regions:
- a CDS encoding metallophosphoesterase, encoding MRVAFISDIHGNIHALTAVKRFLTDNIVNQVVVVGDLVGYGASPGPVIDFVKREGWATGLGSSDMRVAIDLGDRNDRKGVADQVLVWTKKMLTPDQMDFLRRLPPGGRITTPIGRVRYFHGSPHDPEIRLDLMANERELEALADSLAARVVVVGGSHVPFVRTIGETTYVDPGSVGLTLNHEPGADVAIVDCIGRKPKVSLHKVTYDFASSAFDIMAWNLPPVIADVIKTGRMG
- a CDS encoding tyrosine-type recombinase/integrase, whose amino-acid sequence is MSSELTPYTGDRLSQARTFTGLSDEALRVRATVAARDKDVTDLWNLTQAFLTSDTSAGVRLSPHTLRAYRKGVEVLVEHAAAHAWNLLHPGRREPSMFVASLSDAGLKPATVMARVAAASALYRALRWAGATDADPFSDVRRPKDRTKGIVKNPPYRADFIQSMLAEADAQERVLLLLMAHGGLRIAEALAVQWVDLDLPGRRLRVTHGKGDKARVVPLSARLKEALVTHKEDVPAPSGHVISFRAYSSAYERLQKVALRAGVSHEFRGFHAGRKYAGTQLYAATKDFTRVAGFLGHEQVDTTRRYVEVPEDDLNDVVEGFR
- a CDS encoding diacylglycerol kinase family protein, whose amino-acid sequence is MTGQTPPPTAGSSATPAAPQVAIPAMTGKRILVIFNPKSGNGDSGLPEFNRLLREAGADLTERELTPDKPMSEYVQDIESFHAVVAAGGDGTVSSVSYASRYKNVPLLAYPAGTANLIAQNLDLPTTPRELALVVATGHSVRVDLGEVEVRDEKKGFAMLTGAGADAAMIRDSEELKDKFGALAYVMSAMKQLNPKKTTFTLTIDGQHREFEGIGVMVANFGMANFRLPITTDISPSDGRFTVILMQAGNLLRLVPNIIDSVRSKLNLGDPLFKGNLETLEAKEVTVHSAEPFPLQYDGELHEETTPFTARILPGAVRYLTPSTVEQLTT
- a CDS encoding alanine--glyoxylate aminotransferase family protein; amino-acid sequence: MFDDLHLDHILLTPGPTPIHPRAQQAMMRGMLGHMDPEVFALNREIQDDLRVMYGTEPEAFTAVLAGTGSLGMEAGFANLVEQGDEVLVCANGSFGRRMAEMAARYGARVRLVTAHLGEAIRPEDVAAHLDGVQMVAIVHGETSTGVLNPVPEIAELVKGSGALLTVDAVTTAGMEPFCMDAWSVDYAYTGAQKCLSAPPGLAPVAISERAFARYSARRTPTPLWYCDFEGLRDYWVEHTYHHTVPVNLHYAFHAALRAALEEGMPARQQRVQEVGTAILAALTPLGFSHYVKRPEDRLPTVLALRLPDGLDDVAVRKALRQREISVTGGLGPTAGVIWRLGLMGEAARPAPYQALMRALEDILGETGLVRRFDESLEAVVA
- the lnt gene encoding apolipoprotein N-acyltransferase encodes the protein MPALSAPVTAALLGVLLALCSVPLPWSGVAFLPLAGVLWYAAQGREAQHVASRIFWSGVGLFTVHLWWLTTFLNKLLGTGTGALALFLFLLEGAFLAVMAYPLARWIRDPAARTWALAGGWVILEWLRFLGPLAFPWPTLGSTLLPTAAIQIADLGGVLLGSVLVTFTAASLASFALSRTPWGRGRPLVLAVVAWVVALGYGLTRTAGVGPVQPMMVLRTPFDSFGRATGSVSPEEQERQQRVASQQRQPGEVVVWSETALTAPGRPAFLPGFIGPGISGVGSGSSQPEFNAVAAIDATSHATSWSDKSKLVPFGEYFPLYRPLHPLYAIIENAIHIQLGGVEESADPRPLSLNGVRYGAYICYDSVFPAVARTLVRQGAQVLVNPSNDGWYDGWGVLQHYNMGRIRAIETRRWLVRSVNRGVAGSINDLGQPVRIVGAGETMQVLHVRPHLLNGTTLYLRLGDAPALILAALMILFGLRVDAQARRW